In the genome of Diabrotica undecimpunctata isolate CICGRU chromosome 2, icDiaUnde3, whole genome shotgun sequence, the window ATAATTGTGTGTAATGTTTAATCTAATTGTCAACTATCTAATATGTTGTTTCCAAGTAAGTGaaaatttactatatatttactgacgatttaaaatgctttaaaataaacaaatgccaGGCCGAAGTCTGCAAAAGGATATTGATCGCCTCTAAGTGGAGCACACAAAATGGTATTTGGATGCGTCAAAATGTCATAGTTTTCATTTGCACCTTCCTCATCCCCCAATAATATtcgaatatagtaaacacaatttaaccatatattctacttttgaaaCCAAGGATCTAGGTGTGAACCTTGACTCTAACTATAAATCACACATTTCCACAACAATACAGAAATCTATGAAGCTACTTGGATTTGTGAAGAGAACCATCAAAGATTTTTCTTACATCTCTGCTATTTGATCTCCTTCTCCATGGTTAGATCCCTTTTCATTTACTGGTCTACAGTTTTGTCCCCCTATTACATTGCATCTAAACTGAAACTTAAGACTGTCCAATTTTCTGTCATGCCATTGTATGGATGCATGTATACTGTGAATATGTTGCATTAGAATGTATACTGAACTTCTCTTGAGGTATATAGAAATCAAAGAGACTtaatagttctatttaaaattatcaacagCCTGTGCACCTGCTTCAAACTCCTctccaaaatatttgtttattattctccAATATTGCAACTAGGTATGTGCAgactttttatattcttttcataGATTCAATTACTCTTATAACAGCTTTACTCCCAGAACTCTTCTATTAGCTAACTCTTCAAAGAAGCTCCAAATTTTTAATCTATCAGTTTTCCCCTTCAAAAGTGATAATTCTGATCCAACTTTGTAATACTTTCGACTTCAGCTTTTGTATTGTGTTTAGTGTTACATTATCTGCATGCATTAGATAACTTAATACCATTATACCTTGTGACTTTTTCTGAATTGATTTGTTATCTTATTTTGTGACtgtatatgttattttttttgtaatcatactattcatatattcttcttccaAATCAGTTTATTGTACTAACTACATTTATAGCACTgtaaataaaacttgtaaaatgttgtaaataaaatgatatatttttagtagcttttgttttattaaaattaattattttacagaGGAAAGTGTGTTTATAAGCCAAATaagaaaagtttgtaaatataacataaatattaatgaacCAAAATATATACAAGTATCATCATTCTATTTGCCTTTTCGCCACATTAATAGATGTTCCACTTTTTATCTAAAGGAATTGTAGGGTATTGAATTGAAATGGGTATAACTCCTAAATTTCCTAGTTGCTGagtaattacctaaaatatttatatgtagtTTTCAAAGAACTAATAATCTTTACTAAAACCTACTTCATCACATTCCCTACTCATGCGAAAATGCTTTACAAAAAGATCTCCCATATATTATTGGTGAATGGTTTcctcataaaaaaattttgattaggaGGCACTTGAGCTCTCTCAACATTATTTAGCTCTAATTCTTCATTTTGTGTCAACTGATCCACAACATTTCCAATTAGCTGGATATTATTTTCCTCGTCCGCAAGTTCTTCCACTAATACTCTAATTATGTCATTCCTATTATATGAATGTgacgtaaagttaaataatatttaaaagtcaaGCTAAATTGGTAATCTACtgacaaacgtaaacaaagaacaaaaatatttaatttttaaaatgacaaattaTTTGACATTGACAGATAAGGTAGCGGTAGCGGAATCCAGCAGGTTTTGACTTATGACATTTGGTCCAGCGCTAACCGATGGATTCGGAAGTAGCGGAGCGGTAGCTGCTCCGTCTGCTGAACGCGCCCAATATTTACAGGTCGCTTAATGAAAAAGGCGGCAAAAATAATTAATGTGGCCATTAACATCTTTTATATTGGACATAGTCTCAATCACTCTTAGCATACAAAATCAAACGAATCTGCACATCATATAAGACAActtactaaatttatattaaataaatgtgTATGTCTTTGATCTTTAAAGGAAAAAAAGAGATAATGCTGTTTTTAAAAACACCGCCAATactctaaattttttaaattgccaATAAGCTACATATTATTCGTGTAGATAATTATACCTTTAGGGGATATTACTACGTTTCTATTGGTGTGCGTCTGCTGCATATCAACTGTAAGCCAATAGAAATATGTTATTTCCTGGCGAGTGATGTATGGAAATCGGAACATATGTTTGACAAGTATTTGTTGACATATATTGCTTATCAAGGGGCAAGAGGAAAGAAACGTCATTATAGTCTATAGTTAACTTCCACATGTAATATTTTGATTAAATTTGTGAGAGTGAGAGTTATCAAAGTTCAAGTAGTTACAAAGATGGCATTTAGACCCCTAACTGAAGCAGAATGTGGTCAAGCGAACCCCTTAACAAAATTAACTTCCCACATTACCCGTGATCACACATTTTCTGATAATCATGGGCAAGTTTTTCAAAGTAGCTCAGACCAATTGGTCGAACAATTTCTCCAGGAAACCAGAGCCATCCCTCAAAGTTTCAGGATGGATGGTAAACTTTACAGACAACCTTAATTTTGTTTTGCTAAGTAATTTAACTTGTAGATCTGATGAGGGAAATGCACGAAATTGAATCTCAAAGGTCAGCTTTACCACCCATTCCTGCTTCAACAGTCAAAGATCAGCTACATGACAATGCCTGGGCCCTTCAATATATTGAAGACGGAAAGCGATTTAATGTAAGGTTATATTTTAGAGGGTAATCTATTGAATTATGCAATTAATTTTCCATAAAtgatatatatataaacaatgggTTATCTGCACCATTAATGTTGTCAAGAAATCTAGTGACCTTGCCAATGGGAAAGCAATTTTATCAAGGTTCTTAGTTAGTATTATGATAAAAAATAATTCATTAGACTTTTAGAACATCCTTTAATTACCTAGAAggtaatataaaatacaaaaaaaaaattattaaaacattgcCATAAATCATTTTTGCATTCTAattatatatcttattgaattGGCAATCTTAGTTAATTGTACATACCAAACTAAGAACAAATAAGTTTATTAACAGGATTATATATTTATGCGAATGTGAGGATGCTGCAAAATAATAGTCAAACTCAACTCAACATAATTTgtacaagaaaaatatataaaaaattattatcattTAGTATATACATATCATAGAAGATTACATGAACTTAAAGGGGAGATGAGGTAGTTTAAGAAAATCAGCTAATATAAAAGAAAACTTTtgatagttttttaaaatttaccatTGGAAGCCAGAAAAGCAGAAATTGTGATAACAGATTTAAATTGCTATGGACAAAAAGCCATGGACTTTAAATGTGGTTAGAAACTCGCAAAATGTTTGTTAAATAAGTATTATATTTTGAGATGAATGCACTTTGTATAGGGTTCAAATATCACTGGAAtgtaaaaagattttaaaaaatgtaagattTTCTGATTTTTCACATTTTTCTCCATTTTACCCAACATCATAACAGTTTTCATTCCTAGAATTAGTTTTTttcagaaaattttacaaaaaacatttTTCTAATATGATTTTGATATATTGTTCCTTTTTTAAGATACATTATCAAAATCTATAATTACCCAAATTTGGAAATTGTGTAAATCTTTTCCAATGTTCAGTATTTATTCGTATATTCTACATACTCAAAAAATTATATTACTACAAATTCAGATTCttcagaaaatatataaaaaaacatttttcaatatttttttattattttataacattttttttacttCACATAATAGCTAAACTTTTCTTTGGTTGGCAGCCTGCCTGTTCGATTGCTTCATATTGCTTCAAGGAGTTTTGTGTTGATTCTATTGAGGATAAACGGTTCTAATAACTTAAATGTTGCTGATAATAGGGCTATTGACCTGTAGTTTTTGGGGTTATCATCATTTGCCAGGTTTTAACATGGCAATGACTATTGAGTGTTTAAGTTCTTAAGGTATGTTACCAGTTTTCAAGATCTGTAAAAAAGTGAGTTAAATTTCTTGAATATTTCCCTCTGTTCTATTCGGGGAGGATATTATCAAAACCTGGAGCCTGAGTTACTTGGTTTTACAACTTTGAGAACTATTTGTGTATTTATTATTGGCGAGAGTATTCAGTTTCTATGACTTTAGATTTTAGGGCTTTGATCTCTCGTTTTACCTTGATTGTGTGTAACTTGTGACAACTTtcatcagttgctatcaacaagtcctcgtatacacttcgtctcaggactagcaacctccaaTGGAGTCTTATGTTGCCATGTTATCTATTtctgttgtaacttaaacatcctagtttacaaagttaaataatgcaacttaaacttaatttaacaacatttaaacattttttacccaagtatttagtggctcaaaacatgtacattcagatagcactgatgatggaatattaattccgaaaatgTTCTGGGACGTAGCCCTATaggttttttaatattataccatttgtaaaggaatttttaaataaattatttgtaaAGGCCCTGCATTTTACGATTTTCCAATAAGGAGAGGTTTTAATTTTAAGGATACAGAAGAGTTGCTACACATTAAAAAGCTACTCgttctttgctttttttttgtATCCAGTCGCAATTTTTTCACTTTGGGCTGCCAGTTTTTTGGTTGGAAGCATTCTGAATTTGAGACCTGTTTCGTCACAATTGAAGATTTGGTCTGACATAAGGCCATGCTCTAAAGTGAAATCTCTCAATTTTTAAACTAGACGGTTCAATTTCAGACTAATCAGCTGGAAAACAAAGCAACTCTATTGGATCTagtttaatacaataattataataataaaataatatagtaTGTTTAGTGTATAAATGTTCGAAATATAGCattttagatattaaaaaatgttttaaaagagCAAAAACGTGATTCTGTTGAAATATGGTATATCTCGTCAGCTATTACCTATTTACGTGGATATTAGGACACTATTCTATGTATGATAATAATTTTAGGAAGTATATAATAATGAAAATGTCTGGGCGGAAATAATGTCACAGGAACAGAGACAACATGATTTTCAACGATTAGCAGATACATGGGCAAGTGAAGGTCTAGAGGGACCATTAGGTGCTTCAGACATATTTTCACAAGAAGATAATTTAGAAGATTCAAAATATGTTTATTCAAAGGTAACTGAATTAAAAATTACTCCTATTTTTCGCAATAtgtaatttaaaagtttatttactTACATATACTCAAAATTCGATAGGATTGTCAGTTTATCGTTTCCAAAGCATAGACTGGGGAGGAATCAGCAATGAAAGACAAGtacagttaaatgttaaattCTTATAAACATTACAATTTTTAAGGTTGTATTAATTTATTACACAAGTATAAACGTGTACCATCACATACACTATACATTCTTTTCATTCATATTACTAACTTTTCACTTAACTAACTCAAGGAGATTGTTTCTTTGGAGTCTTCTTACCATTTCTGTGACTGAACCAACATTGATGTCTAGGTTTCCATGGATGTCACTATTCCTGTACTACCTTGGAGCCTTACTATAATGCTCTTAACACTTCAATTTAACACTTTATTTTGATATCGCTGGATGATGTCTAAATTGATCTTACTGGTACAACGCTGCAGCTAGATGCCTATGTCCATATAGGTTTTAGTATCTGTTTTCTGTCTTTCCAATAGCTAATACATATAATGCCCAAATATTTTGCACCATCAGCATATGGAGAAAGATAGGTGCAGCAAACTTACAACTGTGGACAATGTCTGGTGAAATACACTTGGGAAGGTAGAGGCTCTAATATAGGGCTTTAGcacaaatgatgatgatgagcatATGGAATGTATGTTATTTATACTAATCGGACTGTTGATTTTTCTGTTTTGTACAATGAATGTGCACTGacttcattttatttaatttaattcacTAGCATTTAGTCTAATCGTTAAAGTTTGTAAAGAGGGGTTTGCATTTTCTTGATGTGCCATCATGATCTCCATACCCAACTAACACTAATTTGATCTAGTTGAGGAATATCATTAGTGAATAATAGGTACAGAACTGGTCTTAATAAACTACTTGTGGTACAACTGCATTGATTTCGTTTAGTTCCAGTAGGTTTCTTCTTACATAACCTCACAAATTCTATCCGAAATGTATGATTTCAATAATTCTGTGTATTTTCTAGACAAAACCTTGCCTATATATTTAAATCCTTCGTCTCATGCGTTATTACTAAAAGCTTCGATTCGCTTCGATCTTTAGCTTCTATGAGAGGTTTAAAATTACGGGTACATAGTAAGGAAATCGGCATGTACGATGATATTGTATTTGGTtgttttctattaaatatcttgTGAGTATGTCTTAATCTGAATGACTCATTAATAATAAATTCCAGCTTTACTATAAGATTTTCCAGGGAGTTGCTTTAAGATTTCccaagtaataaaataaaaaccaggTGTTCTCTTTAATTTTGTTGCCCTCATCTTTTTGTATGTTTTCAATATTATTCAATTTTGTATGTTCAATTTCACCTTCTTCCTGTGCGACGTTTTAATGTGTTATTACCTTCATTTGGTTGGAATGTTTTTTCGAGATATTCAATTTTAATAGCCTTCTGCAGATTGTTTTATACCGAACTTTCATCTGAATTTCTTAATGGAGGATTTTGTAAGATCGGCCTTTTTAATTGCTTCGAGAAAACATATGAAATGCATTATTTAGTTACTTTAGATGTCTAATGACAATATTTGCAATATTTAAGTTATTCattcactatttttttttattgacattgacaaaAGTTTTTTCTTATCTTGAATTACCTACTTCGAAAAACGGAAGGCCAATGTATCAGCATAAAGATACAACATATATTGTAGTGGTAAATTGAATAATGAATGCATATAAATTAGGAAAAGAGTTGGTCAAAATATGTACCCCTAAGAAACTCCACATAAGTACAATATCTTTAAGCCATTCCAGTTGTCTCATATTTAAGCATTGAAATATGTATGTCATCAAAAGCTTTTTCCCAATAATACAAAGATACAAATACACAGCTTAATCTTTTGTCTATTTTGTTGTATATGTCTGTTATTAAGTCAGTAAAAACATACACAGTGTTTGAATTATGTCTAAATCCATATTGCCTGTTAAACCAATGGTTGGATTAATAAAGAAATGTACAATTTAGTTACTTACATAACCGTAAGAGTTGACACTCTTGTTAAATCTCCGTACAATGTAGCGGCATACATAATCAACATTTCTGGATTTCTTCTATGTAATCCCTCAatcgtttttgtttttctttcacaGATAACcactactttttatatattctatcaACAGATGTACTGCATGTTGTTTTCGTTTACATTTTGTATTTACCAACTGTGTGCTCGTAAAATACTcgattttattgtttgtttgcaTTAGAGGAGGCATCCCTCCATCCCGTGGCATTCAGGTACATCTGATTGAGCTGATACTGATAAACTCTGGATACTGTAGCTGCACATCTTAGTAAATAGATAATTTCTAAACATAGCGAGTATACTTTGTCCATAATAGATGTTAGGAGTCGAAATTTTAGTTGAGAAGCAAATTTGTGTGGTGATAAATAAATCAGTATTAAGCCGGCTTCCACCTAAATGTTTAGAACTTAGTAAATGGATTactgacaatcctattgaatttcgATTTTAGTACATATTTTCATCTGTCCAATATGTAATTAAATTTTAGTTTATGAAATTTATGAAAGAAGAAGGTAATGAGTCCAATATAGAAGAAGGAAAACTAACAGAACAAGAAGCTGCTCAATGGACTAAAGAATATTTTGACACGGATGAGAAACCGGCCGCCAAAGTTGAAACAGTTGCTCAAAAGTGGTCTGAGGAACTCGAACAGTCCAAATCTGTAGAAGGTATTGTActaatttttcattttatatgacataacagttgttattatttattttttattgtttgtagaGGAATTTAACACTGCCTTTTGGGATAAACTACAAGAAGAAATGAAGAAAGTATCAGAGACAGATGTAGACCCATCTCAACCATGGATAGATGAATTCAATAACTATTATAATATGACCACAAAGGTAAATAACTTTAGATATTATTTAATGTGTTTCTTGATATATCATCAACTTCATGTAATAATTAAGTAATTGGCAATTCTATAAATTTATcgcaattgctatttttattgggaataagccgcaatttaagtttaaactaagtttatttttgacgtttcaatttccacttcgaaaatcgttctcaaaatacaaaccatTAATAAATTGATAAAATTACTTATAAATTTATCCTTTTTTGAAACAGGAATATGACTTCAGTGAAGAAAATCCTATGGCGGATATCCCACAACCTCTTGAAAGGGGTAAACAATTTCTGGCAGAAGGCGACTTTCCAAGTGCCGTGCTCTGTTTTGAAGCAGCGGCCAAACAAGAGCCACAAAATGCAGAGGCATGGCTCTTACTTGGAACAACACAAGCCGAAAATGAACAGGtaagaaagttttttttttttatctaaaagttCGATTTCAGATTGATCGTTAAGTATTATTAACATAACGTTATTTGCTATATTCTGGCGATTTTGTATTTCATAATAAAGGCTATCCATGTCAGTAAGAATCAAAGGGAACAAAGAATTGCTAAATATTTCTCAATGGCACTTACTTTAAGATCAAGAGCCTGGATAAGGATAAATAAGAAATCAACTTGAGACTGAAGCTCAGTGAGATTCTGATTATTGTTCTGAAGAATCGATTCTCAATTTGTCCATATCCTCCTGCAACTTATTAA includes:
- the Pex5 gene encoding peroxisomal targeting signal 1 receptor isoform X1 yields the protein MAFRPLTEAECGQANPLTKLTSHITRDHTFSDNHGQVFQSSSDQLVEQFLQETRAIPQSFRMDDLMREMHEIESQRSALPPIPASTVKDQLHDNAWALQYIEDGKRFNEVYNNENVWAEIMSQEQRQHDFQRLADTWASEGLEGPLGASDIFSQEDNLEDSKYVYSKFMKFMKEEGNESNIEEGKLTEQEAAQWTKEYFDTDEKPAAKVETVAQKWSEELEQSKSVEEEFNTAFWDKLQEEMKKVSETDVDPSQPWIDEFNNYYNMTTKEYDFSEENPMADIPQPLERGKQFLAEGDFPSAVLCFEAAAKQEPQNAEAWLLLGTTQAENEQDPSAIPALNRCLLLDNSNLKALMALAVSYTNESYYNQACQMLLNWLKYNPKYQELVPPNLKLSGQVTSLLVQNDHKIIQDLFIKAAQRNPQQIDYEVQCGLGVLFNLTGEYNKAADCFTAALSVKPDDARLWNRLGATLANGSRPEEAVDAYHHSLNLSPGFIRARYNVGITCINLNAYREAAEHFLTALNQQARGKDVVNSGSMSQMSDTIWSTLRMCISLMNRGDLKHLVDKRDLKELNKAFGID
- the Pex5 gene encoding peroxisomal targeting signal 1 receptor isoform X2: MAFRPLTEAECGQANPLTKLTSHITRDHTFSDNHGQVFQSSSDQLVEQFLQETRAIPQSFRMDDLMREMHEIESQRSALPPIPASTVKDQLHDNAWALQYIEDGKRFNEVYNNENVWAEIMSQEQRQHDFQRLADTWASEGLEGPLGASDIFSQEDNLEDSKYVYSKFMKFMKEEGNESNIEEGKLTEQEAAQWTKEYFDTDEKPAAKVETVAQKWSEELEQSKSVEEEFNTAFWDKLQEEMKKVSETDVDPSQPWIDEFNNYYNMTTKEYDFSEENPMADIPQPLERGKQFLAEGDFPSAVLCFEAAAKQEPQNAEAWLLLGTTQAENEQDPSAIPALNRCLLLDNSNLKALMALAVSYTNESYYNQACQMLLNWLKYNPKYQELVPPNLKLSGNDHKIIQDLFIKAAQRNPQQIDYEVQCGLGVLFNLTGEYNKAADCFTAALSVKPDDARLWNRLGATLANGSRPEEAVDAYHHSLNLSPGFIRARYNVGITCINLNAYREAAEHFLTALNQQARGKDVVNSGSMSQMSDTIWSTLRMCISLMNRGDLKHLVDKRDLKELNKAFGID